The Primulina huaijiensis isolate GDHJ02 unplaced genomic scaffold, ASM1229523v2 scaffold42947, whole genome shotgun sequence region TTATACATGAGATGTAAAATGTTTGTCCCAAATATTTGCGACTTGAATAAGGTTTGTGATAATTGAATGCCGTTTTCCACTCGCTCACATAGAAAGATAGTTATTACATGTGTGATGAGTTTATTTGTTCCTGCCAACATTGGTAAATGAGCTGTATTGCTTCTAAGTTAAAAATTATCTTTCCCAGGATTTTAAAGAGGCAACCTTTCGTATCTTTGCAAGATCCCTTTTCCTGGACTTGATTTTGCGTAATATGATATATTACAGAGTTTCTGATATTTGCTTCCTCCGACTTCTGCAATGGGTTTCAGGTTTTATCTGTCCAGCATCTTAAAGTTTTCATTGAAGGAGAATTGGAACGCTTACTGTGTGGAGAACATGCGCTATGGAATGTATGTATTATTAACAAATCTAACATCCAGTGAATGTCAATACTTGTTCTGGTCGCCAGCTGATGTCCTATTATATTCTATTCCTTTGATACAGTCGGATGAACTTTTGGATCACATCAAATTCGACCATGGATACACAATCAGTAGTCCCCCAATCGTCGATGTTAGTACAGTGTCATCTCTTGATTTCAGTTCTTAGTAATCCTTCATTTGAGCTAACGAGTATATTTTTCAACTCTCAGTTACTTGAAATCATGCGAGAGTTTAACCGTGAGCAGCAACGAGCATTCTTGCAGTTTGTGACTGGTGCGCCCCGCCTTCCTACTGGGGGCTTGGCTTCTCTCAACCCAAAACTGACCATAGTTCGGAAGGTCAGAGTATAGACATCCCTCGAGAAAGATCATACACCTTTCTCCACTAGACTGTAATTACTAATATTCTGGTATTTGACTTTCTTGACAGCATTGTGGCAAGTGGATTGATGCCGACTTACCCAGTGTGATGACCTGTGCAAATTATCTGAAGCTCCCACCTTATTCAACAAAAGTCGACCTCGCTCTTTCTATTCTACTCGCGATATCATTTCTTCTCTACTCTTTCGTGGATCAAATTCAGAAAATTGGCTAACTTTTCGTGTGTGTTGTGCAGGAAGTTATGAAAGAGAAGCTGCTATACGCCATAACTGAAGGGCAGGGATCATTCCACCTCTCGTAATATCCTTC contains the following coding sequences:
- the LOC140969882 gene encoding E3 ubiquitin-protein ligase UPL4-like encodes the protein MREFNREQQRAFLQFVTGAPRLPTGGLASLNPKLTIVRKHCGKWIDADLPSVMTCANYLKLPPYSTKEVMKEKLLYAITEGQGSFHLS